Below is a genomic region from Fischerella sp. PCC 9605.
ATCCAGAAAACTGTACTCGCTTTTTGGTAGTCAGTCAGGGTGATATGCCCTTTGCCTATCAACCATCTCATGCCAAAGCCAGCCACACCTCGCTAGCATTCAGTGTCCCTGCTAATGTACCAGGAGCGCTAGTCAAACCACTACAAGTATTTGCCCAACTAGGCATTAACCTCAGCCGGATTGAATCTCGTCCAACTAAGCGATCGCTAGGAGAGTACTTATTTTTCATTGATGCAGAAGCAGATGCATCTGAAGTACAAATGCAATCTGCCTTACAAGAATTAACTACCTACACAGAAATATTAAAAATCTTTGGCAGCTACAGCATTTTGCCAATTAACATTCTTGGAGAAGAGGTTAGTGGTTAGTCGATAGTGGTAAACAACTAACTACCAACTACCAACTACCAACTACTAACTACTAACTACTCACAACTTTTGATTGAAAGTATCTTTAAGAACCGTACGAGCTGCCAAGTGATTGCGAGTAGAAGTCAAAATTTCCGCTTCCCGTTCTAAGCGAGCAGCAGTATCTTGCATTTCTAGCAATGCTTGCTGCTCTAATGCAACACCATAGAGATTACTTGCTACCCAATAAGATAGTTCTGTTGGCAAGTCAGGCAAATCTTCTGGCAATTCAATTTGTTGTTCAGTTAATTTAGCTGAAAGACGCACAACATCTCGCAGCAGTTGTGCTAGTTCAGCAGCCAAAGGGCGCAAATCTTTTGCTGGAGGGTGATCTTCAATCCACTCAACTAAACCAACACGGTAAGGCTTTTCCCGAACATACTCTAAAACCCGAAATCTTTGCTGCCCCAAAGTCAACATTTTCATCCGGTCGTCTGGCAGCCGCTGATAGTGAATGATTTCAGCACAGCAACCAACGTTCGCAATTGTACCTTTGGCTGGATCAACCATTAATACCCCAAACCTGCGATCGCTCTCCAGAATTGTGTTCATCATAATTCGGTAGCGAAATTCAAAAATGTGCAGGGGCAGCGGTCTGGTGGGAAATAAAACTACTTCTGATAGCGGAAACAGAGGTAGTTCACGAACGGCAATTTTAGAAGAAGAGGTCATTTTTACCTTGGTATAAATTTAATCTTTGATAATCTTAAGAATTTCTTATTATTCTCTGTCTTTGCCGTGCTATGACTACATTCTATCATTTGTTTCACAGCTAATAAAAAGCCCTGAAGATAGATGTTTCAGGGCGAGGTAAATATTCACACATTTATTTGTTAATAGTTGATAGTTGGTTGTTGTTTGGAACATCCAACCAACAAACAACTATCAACAACCAACTTATTTAGAGTTTTACTTCAATATCCACACCCGATGGCAAATCCAGTTTCATCAGGGCATCAATAGTTTTAGAAGAAGGCTGATAAATATCAATAATGCGGCGATGGGTACGGGTTTCAAAGTGTTCTCGTGAATCCTTATCCACGTGTGGCGATCGCAGCACACAATAGATCCGGCGTTTTGTGGGTAAGGGAATAGGGCCAATCGCTGTAGCATTAGTACGGTTTGCTGTATCCACAATCTTCTCGCAAGATGTATCCAGCAAGCGACGGTCAAAAGCCTGTAAGCGAATTCTAATCTTTTGCTGCTGTAGAGTAGCCATTTTAAATTTTCCTGGTTCTGTTTGATGAGTTGTACTTAAGAGGTGCGATCAGCACAAGATTAAGGGGAGTAGAGAGAATGAATGGATTAGGGGGAGCTAATCCCCACTTTCCTTTACTTTCCCTACTTCCCCTACTTCTCTATCTTTTTTCCTGAGGGAAGCAAAAGGAGCAGAGTGGCATTATACCATCTCTGCTCCTTTTTTAACTAAGGTAAAGAGATGTTATTTAAGGATTTTGGAAACGACGCCAGCACCGATGGTACGACCACCTTCACGAATAGCGAAGCGCATTCCTTGCTCAATAGCGATCGGGTTGATCAGTTCCACGGTCATTTTGATGCGGTCTCCGGGCATGACCATTTCCGCAGCACTGCCATCATCGGAGGTAAAGGTCTTGATAGTGCCAGTTACGTCGGTTGTCCGCACGTAGAACTGAGGACGATAGCCTGCGAAGAAAGGTGTTTTCCGACCGCCTTCTTTTTCAGTCAGAACATACACTTCACCTTCAAATTCGGTGTGCGGAGTGATAGAACCAGGCTTAGCAAGTACCATGCCCCGTTCAATATCTGTTTTTTGTATACCGCGCAACAGTAGTCCGGCGTTATCCCCAGCCATACCTTCTTCAAGGCTCTTCTTGAACATCTCGATCCCGGTAACGGTTGTAGCACGAGTGGGTCTAATGCCAACCAGTTCCACGTTATCGCCGATTTTGACTTTACCCCGCTCAATACGTCCGGTGGCTACTGTACCACGACCTGTGATCGAGAATACGTCTTCTACAGCCATCAAGAAAGGCTTATCTACATCGCGTTCTGGAGTGGGGATGTAGGCATCTACAGCGTCCATCAGTTCGTAGATTTTATCTACCCACTTATTCTCACCCCGCTGAGTTTTTGGATTAGAAGTCATGACTTCCAACGCCTGTAGACCAGAACCTTTGACGATGGGAATGTCGTCACCGGGGAAATCGTAGCTAGATAGTAGATCCCGGACTTCCAGTTCCACCAACTCCAGCAGTTCTTCATCGTCCACCATGTCTTCCTTATTTAAGAAGACAACCAGGCTGGGAACACCTACCTGCTTTGCCAGCAGGATGTGTTCACGGGTTTGGGGCATAGGACCATCAGCAGCAGAAACCACGAGAATAGCACCATCCATCTGGGCAGCACCAGTGATCATATTCTTCACGTAGTCAGCGTGTCCAGGACAGTCTACGTGAGCATAGTGCCGCTTTTGGGTTTCATACTCAACGTGAGCTGTATTGATGGTAATACCCCGTGCTTTTTCCTCAGGAGCGTTATCAATTTGATCGTAGCCCTTAGCCACAGCCTGACCCATAGCTGCCAAGGTCATAGTGATGGCTGCCGTTAACGTGGTTTTACCGTGGTCAACGTGGCCAATAGTACCGATATTAACGTGGGGTTTAGTCCTTTCAAACTTTGCGCGTGCCATGAATGCTCGTTTCCTTTTTTAATTAAGCGTTCCCTTTGCTTTTAGCAATGATAGCCTCAGCCACGTTGCGAGGTACTTCTTCGTAGTGGCTAAATTCCATTGAGAAGATGCCTCGACCTTGGGTCTTCGACCGGATGTCAGTGGCGTAGCCAAACATTTCTGCCAATGGGACTTTTGCAGTCACTTTGGCGATACCCTGCTCGGAACCCATTCCCTCAATTTGCCCGCGACGGGAATTGAGGTCGCCCATCACATCCCCAAGGAAGTTTTCGGGAACTTCAACCTCAACTTTCATCATAGGCTCTAACAGGACAGGTGAAGCTTTCATTACAGCTTCTTTCATTGCCATTGAGCCAGCGATTTTGAAGGCCATTTCCGAGGAGTCCACTTCATGGTAAGACCCATCGACCAGCGTGGCTTTGACGTCAATTAACGGATATCCAGCTAGAATACCCGATTCGCAGGTTTCTTTCATACCTGCTTCTACTGGCGAGATGTACTCTTTGGGTACAGCACCGCCAACAATCTTGGAGACGAATTCAAAGCCGCTTCCCGGTTCTCCTGGCTCTAGGTCAATGACAACATGACCGTACTGACCTTTACCACCACTTTGGCGGATAAATTTACCTTCTATTCTGTTGACGTGTTTGCGAATGGTTTCGCGGTAAGCTACTTGCGGCGCACCAACATTAGCTTCTACCTTAAATTCGCGCAACATCCGGTCTACCAGAATTTCCAGGTGCAACTCTCCCATTCCAGCAATTACGGTTTGGTTGGTTTCCGGATCGACATTGACACGGAAGGTGGGATCTTCTTCCGAGAGAGATTGCAGAGCTTTGGACAATTTGTCCATGTCGTTCTTGGTTTTGGGTTCAACCGCGACCGAGATCACAGGCTCTGGAATAAACAGTGATTCCAGAATTACTGGTGAACCTTCATCTGTGAGGGTATCACCTGTCAAGGTATCTTTTAAGCCCAAGGCAGCTCCCAGATCGCCTGCTCTGAGTTCATCTACG
It encodes:
- the rpsJ gene encoding 30S ribosomal protein S10 is translated as MATLQQQKIRIRLQAFDRRLLDTSCEKIVDTANRTNATAIGPIPLPTKRRIYCVLRSPHVDKDSREHFETRTHRRIIDIYQPSSKTIDALMKLDLPSGVDIEVKL
- the tuf gene encoding elongation factor Tu → MARAKFERTKPHVNIGTIGHVDHGKTTLTAAITMTLAAMGQAVAKGYDQIDNAPEEKARGITINTAHVEYETQKRHYAHVDCPGHADYVKNMITGAAQMDGAILVVSAADGPMPQTREHILLAKQVGVPSLVVFLNKEDMVDDEELLELVELEVRDLLSSYDFPGDDIPIVKGSGLQALEVMTSNPKTQRGENKWVDKIYELMDAVDAYIPTPERDVDKPFLMAVEDVFSITGRGTVATGRIERGKVKIGDNVELVGIRPTRATTVTGIEMFKKSLEEGMAGDNAGLLLRGIQKTDIERGMVLAKPGSITPHTEFEGEVYVLTEKEGGRKTPFFAGYRPQFYVRTTDVTGTIKTFTSDDGSAAEMVMPGDRIKMTVELINPIAIEQGMRFAIREGGRTIGAGVVSKILK
- a CDS encoding LON peptidase substrate-binding domain-containing protein; its protein translation is MTSSSKIAVRELPLFPLSEVVLFPTRPLPLHIFEFRYRIMMNTILESDRRFGVLMVDPAKGTIANVGCCAEIIHYQRLPDDRMKMLTLGQQRFRVLEYVREKPYRVGLVEWIEDHPPAKDLRPLAAELAQLLRDVVRLSAKLTEQQIELPEDLPDLPTELSYWVASNLYGVALEQQALLEMQDTAARLEREAEILTSTRNHLAARTVLKDTFNQKL